A segment of the Oncorhynchus tshawytscha isolate Ot180627B linkage group LG06, Otsh_v2.0, whole genome shotgun sequence genome:
ACTCTTTTCCTGTCAATGGCTTGACAAAAAAcaggattttatttttgtttaaggTTCCACCTAGTGTTTTAATAAAGTCAATGCATCACTTCACCATCGTCTCATGCAGGGATTGGCAACTCCAGGGTTCCCCAAACACGGTCCTGGGGCCACATTTTGTTTTTTCCCCTAGCACtagacagctgattcaaataaccaactcatcatcaagctttggttatttgaatcagctctaGGGAAAAAAGCAAACGAGTTCGGGAAACCCTGGCCTAGCCCATGACTCTTGTGCGCTCTTAAAGGGGCACACAGCGATTTAACATTAACGTCACATCTCTCACCAGCTTTTTCTCTTTGAAAAGTGAGATGACGAAACATTGCTTTTGATTTCTTAAGGAGAAGAACTCGTATCATAAGATGTTTCAAACATTATAATAAAATGTATCTAAAAAAGCTAAGTCTGGTTATCAACTATGGGAACATGTCCTGGGTGCACTATCACCAAGAGGAGCTGAACCACACATGATGTCATAAAATAAGAAACCTTTACATCTGGTGTACAACACATCTAGACCTTGGACCTGAAAGAGCCTGCTCTCTGACCTTAATACACTTTAACCTGTAAGATGTGATACACAAAACCTCCTTTGGCTCTACGTGTTGACTCAACATCTCTGTGACTGCCAATTAAAATGGGTCCATTAGCAATCCACTGACGTGAATTATGTTTGCATTCATTTCTCAGAAATATCATAATATCATATATTAAGTAATTGGGATGATGggtcggttggttggttggttggttgattaaaGTTGATTGATCTTTAAATGTAAATGATATTGGAATGGTGTCTTCAATGACCATTCACTTCAGTCTCTATTTGCTAGAAACAAAACTATGGCTAGAAATGAAACTTTGATACTGCTTGTAAAGTGAGGCAGTAAACAGCATGAGCAGCTGATTGTAAAGATAACAATGTGGTCCATACAGTATAAAATCAGGAGAAAAGTCAGTGAGGTATCTAATCAGACACTCATTTGCTCTTGAAACTCAGAGACGACAAGATGGCTTTCTCTTGTCCAACTAAGAGGtaagctctcgctctctctctctctctctctctctctctctctctctctctctctctctctctctctctctctctctctctctctctctctctctctctctctaaacaagtCCTTGGTTCACCATCCATGTCTGAAATATCTCCCTTAAGTATTGTTAGTTCTAAACTATTTTGATTGAACTGTTGTCTTTTTTAAACCAGAATGGCTCAGAACTCCTTGAAAATTAAGCTGCAGGATTTAGAATGCCACTTCACCTGGAAGCTGGACTGCAGCAGATCTAAACTAGAAAGTCTCAGACATACCCTGATAGATATCATCAGCAGCGAGGGGGTTCAATGTTCCTGGACGGGTCATCTGTACAACCTCCTGGCTTACCTACACCACGCTTTGGGCTCCACAGAGGACGCTCTTCAATACCTGAAGAAGGCTGAAGAGGCCATTCGCCTAAACAGCCCAGACGACGTGGAGCTAAGTCTGGTGGTCCACTATGGGAACTTGGCCTGGGTGCACTATCACCAAGGGGAGCTGACAGAGAGCCAGACCTATGTGGAGAAGGTGGGGAGACTACTGAGGGACAACCCCTCACCCTGCCCAGGTGTAGTATGGGGAGAAAAGGCCTGGACTTTGAATAAGTTTGATGTAAGCAAGAGGAAGGAAGCGGTATATTGCTTCCGGATGGCCTTGAAAGGGGACCCTGAGAACAAGGTGCTGCGCTGTGGTTATGCCATAGCATTTAGTAAATCTTTTGAAAATAAAGACATTACCCCGAGGCTGCGATCTGAGATGTTGGCGCACCTACGGATTGCTAGAGAATTGGATCCAGAACATTTGACCATCACAGTGATGTACCTGCAGAGGCTTGCAGATAGCGGCCAGGTTGAGGAAGCACGTAAACTTGCAGAGGAAGTGATAGAGAAGCCTTTGGACAGCTTTGGTGGATTTGGACACTTACTATCATTTTTCAGAGATTACGTCTCTCATGATTCAAGCATTGACCTGGCAAGAAGGACCCTGGATAGACACCCTGATTCACGCCAACTGAAAAAGCATCTTGCGCAGTGTTACAAATGGAAGATTTTCTCTCCGGAAGAGAAAAGGAACCCAATGAGGCATATTCTGATTGAAAATGCAGTCAGCCTTTATGAAGAGTTGGTCACACTCTACCCAAAATCCCTTGCAGTTAAACTGGAACTGTCTGCCATGTACAAAGAATCTGGCAGAGTTGATAGAGCAGATAAGATTTTCGAGGACCTGCTTCTTGAAATAGAAGGAATGGAACCACAGGATTTACAAAAATTCTACAACAGGTATGCCCAACATCTGTTTTTTGCCAAACACGATGCTTCCAGGTCAATTGATTTCCACAAGAAGGCAGTAGAGATTATGCTACCCACTGGCCAACGTGACAGCAGTATTCGTGTTTTGTTGTCAAATGTCCAtaacagaggagacagagctgaGGAAATTGTTGACTTTCTGCATGGACTTGATAGAGAAGGTGCTGTCAGCCAGTTCTAGACCTTTTTTTACAATAAAGGCTTGAATTAACCAGAACTGCTTGTCGAATCAGTAAAATTTGCATAACCTGTTTATGATTGATTCATGAGGAAAATATATTCACTATACCACTAGGACAAATCTAGGGCAATCTAGGACAAATTTTAATTTAGTACAAACTGAATACCTTCGTATTCCAAATGTCTGTGCTCAATTTTACTACTGGAATTGCTGAGAGATGCATGATCATCAATACTAACACTGGAAAGGAAATTCAAGGCTGAGAGTAAAGTCATAAATATGTAGGCCTAACATGACAATATCTGTCTGGAATCCACATTTTGAATTGAGTCTGTACAAGTTAACTGCGGACAATGTACTGCAGACAAACTAAtatgttattttaaatgtttcattATAGAGTAGAGAGGTCCTGTATAGCCTGACAGACAGACTATCCAGAACAataggatatatatttttttctttcttcacaCTGGGCACAATACATAGaaaatgaaaatgtatgtaatgtgTAATATTATACTGTCTAATATCTTGTAAGTTCTTGTGAAAATAAAGGTGTTCTGTTCTATTAAGATATCATTAATTAAAGAAATACAGTAACAGCAAACAACAACAAGTCATTTTATAATTATAAACCACTATCCCAGTAGGTTACTAAAATGTCTTAATGCATAGCTGTGGATATCCAGTTGAAATTGTATGACTAAATACATTGACTGTTATCAGCTATGGTCTGAGTTTGATTGATTAAGGCTCTGAAGGTCATGGATACGGTAcaaggtcagggtcagggcacacggtcagagacagagaacaccACAATACAGCACAGAATGTTTCAGTGGAAAGCAATGGGGGAATGAAGGGTGATAAGTGTCAGttgacatcacaatacatcctTCACCTTCTCAGAAGTTGCTCCAGCAATCACAGTATCATTGCTGCTGAGAAAGATTGGCcaacagtactgtgcagtatttCACTAATGTTTTAAGTTCTAAGGTATGTGACATTATTGAAATACAAATTACACTACACTCCCATTGAGCTCCTTGATTTTGTTCAGGAGGCTTCCTCTTCAGTTTTTGTCAGAGGAAAAACGGGATTAGATGTGTATACGTCACCACCTAGTGTTTTAATAAAGACAATGTATCACTTCCCATTGTCTCATGCATCACCACCAGTTCAGCATCCAAAATTAAGTCAACCTTCATGAAGAGGTGGTCGCACTCTACCCACAACCCTTTGCAGTAAAACTGAAACTGTCTGGCATGTACCAAGAATCTGGCAGCGTTGATTGAGCAGATAATATAGAGGATTTACAAAAGATTCTTCAACTGCTATTTCCAACATCTGTTTTATGCCAAACAAGATGCTTCCAGGTCAATTGATTTCCACAAGGCAGCAGAAATGATGCTACCCACTGACCGACGTGAGATCAGTATTCGTGTTGTTTCGTCCACTATCCGTAATGGAAGTAACAGAGCGGGGCAAAAAAACGCTACCTGCTGGAGACTTCATATTTTGGGCCCACTTCACACCTCTCGGTTCACCTCTCTCCCCTAACATAACTTTCATGCGCTCTTAAATGCGGCACACACCCATTAGCTTTAGTCTCTATTTGCTAGAAACTAAATCATAGCTAGAAATAAATCTGTAAGACTTGAGGCAATAACAGCCCATTGGAAGATAAGGATGTGGTCCATACAGAATAAAATCAGGACAGAAGTCAGTGAGGTATCTAATCAGACACTCATTTGCTCATTAAACTCAGAGATCATGAGGTGGCTTTCTTTCCCTAAGTGCATTTCTCTCTCAATctatccctcactcactcacttaggCATTGTTAGTTGAACTAACTTAGTTCTAAACTATTTTTCATTGACctgtttgtttttaaaaaaaagctCTTCAACTGGTATGCCCACCATCTGTTTCATGCCAAACAAGATACTTCTATATCAATTATTTTCCACAAGAAGGCAGCAGAAATTATGTTACTTACTTAACACCATGACAACAGAAACCGTGTTTTGTTGTCACTTGTTCGTAATGGAGGAGCAGCTTTGGAAATTGTGGACTTTCTCAATGACCTTGATGGAGAGGGTACCGTTGGCCAGTTCTATTCCTTTTTTCCAACTATCTAGTATCTAGAACAATCTAGAGACAAAAATGATTTAGTAAAAACAAAATACTTTCACATTAAAAAGTGTCTGGGCAGAGTTTTAGCTACTGGGATTGTTGAGAGATGCATGATCATCCATACAAACATTTCAAAGTAAATTCAAGGCTGATGGTAAAGTATTCTAATTCCTGTAAACATGACAAAAATTTGTCTGGAATCTATATtttcaaaatcaaataaataacaattggtcacatacaggtgTTGAGCAGATGTTATAGCTGGTGTAGCATAacacttgtgtttctagctccaacagtgcagtaatatctaacagtttcacaagaTAAACCCAAAATACACgcaaatctaagtaaggaatggattaagaatatacagttgaagtcggaagtttacatacacgtaggttgaagtcattaaaacttgtttttcaaccactccacacatttcttgtgaacaaactatagttttggcaagtcggttaggacatctaccagtccctcttgcagcaaggcacccccacaacatgatgctgccacctctgtgctttacggttgggatggtgttcatcggcttgcaagcctctccctttatcctccaaacataatgatggtcattatggccaaacagttctatttttgtttcatcagaccagatgacattgctccaaaaagtactatctttgtccccatgtgcagttgcaaaccgtagatcttttggggcggtaagcaaattgaagtgagtCTAGGGTGGCGGGTAAGGTGGAGGCGTTATAATCCTCGTCTAGTCTCTAAAAGCACTTCATTATGACAGAGGTGAGcactacggggcgatagtcatttagttaaaTTACCTTTGCTTTCATAGGTatagggacaatggtggccatcttgaagcatgtggggacaacagactgggatagggtgagattgaatatatctgtgaacacaccagccagctggtctgcgcatgctctgaggatgcggctatgGATACcttctgggctggcagccttgcgatggttaacacgcttaaatgtcttacacgtgttggccacggagaaggagagcccacagtccttgataGCGTTCcccgtcagtggcactgtattatcctcaaagcgagcgAAGAAGGTGTTCAGCCTGTCTGGAAGCAAAACTTTGGTGTCCGCGATGTGGCTTTTTTTCCTTTTATAATCCGTGGTTGTCTGTAGACACTGCCACatgcgtctcgtgtctgagccgttgaactgGGACTCAACTTTGTCCCTATATTAACGTTTAGCCTGCTTGATTGCTTTGttgagggaataactacactgtgtGTATTCTTCCATATTCTCAGTCTTCTTGCCCTGGTTAAATGttgtggtttgcgctttcagtattgcgcaaataaaataaaatcaaatgtatttgtcacatacacatggttagcagatgttaatgcgagtgtagcgaaatgcttgtgcatctagttccaacaatgcagtaataaccaatgagtaatctaacctaacaattccaaaactactaccttatacacacaagtgtaaagggataaagaatatgtacataaagatatatgaatgagtgatggtacagaacggcataggcaagatgcagtagatggtatcgagtacagtatatatatatgagatgagtaatgtggggtatgtaaacaaagtggcatagtttaaagtggctagtgatacatgtattacataaagatgcagtagatgatatagggtacagtatatacatatacatatgagatgagtaatgtagggtatgtaaacattaggggtaggttttaatagtcacagtgggtacaacatctcctatgcacttcctgataaaTTAATTAATCgtatttaatgactccaactgaagtgtatgtaaacttctgacttcaactgtatatgtcagAGCGGCATTGGACTAATATACAGTGACATAGTatagagtacattatat
Coding sequences within it:
- the LOC121846721 gene encoding interferon-induced protein with tetratricopeptide repeats 1-like, which encodes MAFSCPTKRMAQNSLKIKLQDLECHFTWKLDCSRSKLESLRHTLIDIISSEGVQCSWTGHLYNLLAYLHHALGSTEDALQYLKKAEEAIRLNSPDDVELSLVVHYGNLAWVHYHQGELTESQTYVEKVGRLLRDNPSPCPGVVWGEKAWTLNKFDVSKRKEAVYCFRMALKGDPENKVLRCGYAIAFSKSFENKDITPRLRSEMLAHLRIARELDPEHLTITVMYLQRLADSGQVEEARKLAEEVIEKPLDSFGGFGHLLSFFRDYVSHDSSIDLARRTLDRHPDSRQLKKHLAQCYKWKIFSPEEKRNPMRHILIENAVSLYEELVTLYPKSLAVKLELSAMYKESGRVDRADKIFEDLLLEIEGMEPQDLQKFYNRYAQHLFFAKHDASRSIDFHKKAVEIMLPTGQRDSSIRVLLSNVHNRGDRAEEIVDFLHGLDREGAVSQF